In the Gymnodinialimonas sp. 202GB13-11 genome, one interval contains:
- a CDS encoding nitrile hydratase accessory protein → MTKPEQPFEEPWQAQAFALTVHLHDQGHFNWNEWADALSAQIHSGAERTYYNYWLCALEALIAAKGITTPQNLASTAEAWKHAAARTPHGQPITLSDNAKIP, encoded by the coding sequence ATGACGAAGCCAGAGCAACCATTCGAGGAGCCATGGCAGGCGCAGGCGTTCGCACTGACGGTACACCTGCACGACCAAGGGCATTTCAATTGGAATGAATGGGCCGATGCGCTGTCTGCTCAAATCCATTCGGGCGCAGAACGAACCTATTACAACTACTGGCTGTGTGCGCTGGAGGCATTGATTGCCGCAAAGGGCATTACAACACCTCAAAATCTGGCGTCGACCGCTGAGGCATGGAAACACGCAGCCGCGCGCACGCCGCATGGCCAGCCGATTACCCTTTCCGACAACGCAAAGATCCCTTGA
- the nthA gene encoding nitrile hydratase subunit alpha produces the protein MHDHADHSHMTDIEARVRALETVLTEKGYIDPEAVDAIIQTYETEIGPRNGAHVVAKAWSDPAFRSWLEKDATAAIHSLGFMSRQGEHMQAVFNGPGQHHLVVCTLCSCYPWSVLGLPPVWYKSPPFRSRAVIDPGGVLADFGLTLPDGTAITVHDSTAEMRYLVIPERPKGTEGWSEGELAKLVNRDSMIGTALADAP, from the coding sequence ATGCACGACCATGCTGACCATTCCCACATGACGGATATCGAGGCCCGCGTTCGCGCGCTGGAAACCGTGCTGACCGAGAAGGGTTATATCGACCCGGAGGCCGTCGACGCGATCATCCAGACCTACGAGACGGAGATTGGGCCGCGCAACGGCGCCCATGTCGTGGCGAAGGCGTGGTCTGATCCCGCGTTCCGTTCATGGCTTGAAAAGGATGCGACGGCCGCGATCCACTCGCTTGGCTTCATGTCCCGCCAAGGCGAACATATGCAGGCGGTGTTCAATGGGCCGGGTCAGCATCACCTCGTCGTCTGCACCCTGTGCTCCTGCTACCCGTGGTCGGTGCTTGGCCTGCCGCCCGTCTGGTACAAATCTCCGCCCTTCCGCTCCCGCGCTGTGATCGACCCGGGAGGGGTGCTCGCAGATTTCGGGCTGACCTTGCCGGATGGAACCGCCATCACCGTTCACGACTCGACGGCTGAGATGCGTTACCTGGTGATCCCGGAACGCCCCAAAGGCACTGAGGGCTGGTCCGAGGGCGAACTCGCCAAGTTGGTGAACCGCGACAGCATGATCGGCACAGCCCTGGCGGACGCGCCATGA
- the nthB gene encoding nitrile hydratase subunit beta, whose product MNGGADLGGMMGFGPIVPEENEPNFHADWEARVMGMVVALGAAGQWNLDQSRFARESLPPAEYISDSYYEIWLKAATKLMLERGMITEGELANGHAITDPVPVKRTLWSTDVPSALAKGGPVDRPAETQPAFAPGDRVHTINIHPDSHTRLPRYARDKLGVIERVHGHHVFPDTNARGEGEQPTWLYKVSFEACTLWGERAAPGDKVTLDLWEPYLKGLK is encoded by the coding sequence ATGAACGGCGGGGCGGACCTGGGCGGAATGATGGGCTTTGGCCCAATTGTGCCTGAGGAAAACGAGCCCAATTTCCATGCCGATTGGGAAGCCCGCGTGATGGGCATGGTCGTGGCCCTAGGTGCCGCAGGGCAATGGAACCTCGACCAATCCCGCTTCGCTCGCGAAAGCCTGCCGCCCGCCGAGTACATCAGCGATAGCTACTATGAGATCTGGCTCAAGGCCGCGACGAAGCTGATGCTGGAACGTGGCATGATCACCGAAGGTGAGCTGGCCAATGGCCACGCGATCACCGACCCCGTGCCTGTCAAACGCACTCTTTGGAGTACCGACGTTCCTTCCGCTTTGGCGAAAGGTGGCCCTGTGGATCGCCCGGCGGAAACGCAGCCCGCCTTCGCCCCCGGCGACCGCGTACATACCATCAACATCCACCCGGACAGCCACACCCGCCTGCCCCGCTATGCCCGCGACAAGCTTGGTGTGATCGAACGGGTCCATGGCCACCACGTCTTTCCCGACACCAATGCGCGCGGCGAAGGTGAGCAGCCCACTTGGCTCTACAAAGTCAGCTTCGAGGCGTGCACGCTTTGGGGCGAGCGCGCCGCCCCAGGCGACAAGGTCACGCTTGATCTGTGGGAGCCCTATCTGAAGGGCTTGAAATGA